The Styela clava chromosome 13, kaStyClav1.hap1.2, whole genome shotgun sequence genome has a window encoding:
- the LOC120332948 gene encoding low-density lipoprotein receptor-like has protein sequence MIGMRFSECFVVLMIFCGLSMRRSAAAQYPPCDEMLKTISKSNPVYEMLSTLCDVVNIVASNFSMSVSDPESSRDERLVVITALKHEIIVMTELIAGEKNFSVFKVPGMQDGIYVDYDSVEGYVYWAWEGFHKARLDGKEYKHFMNANETCEGLTIDWVARNLYWVEYTNKIKVSRMNGSLQKTLVGADDLDTPRGIAVDPLRGKLYWGEWGFKPRIASAWMDGTNSKTLVDEDIMWPNGKT, from the exons ATGATCGGGATGAGATTCTCTGAATGTTTTGTCGTTCTTATGATATTTTGTGGGCTGTCGATGCGAAGATCAGCTGCAG CTCAATATCCCCCGTGTGATGAGATGTTGAAGACAATTTCAAAATCTAATCCAGTGTACGAAATGTTGTCTACTTTATGCGATGTTGTCAACATTGTCGCCAGTAATTTTTCAATGTCTGTTTCTGATCCAg AATCAAGCCGCGATGAGCGACTAGTTGTGATCACAGCACTCAAACACGAAATTATTGTGATGACTGAACTTATTGCGGGAGAAAAAAACTTCAGTGTGTTTAAAGTTCCCGGCATGCAAGACGGAATATATGTTGATTACGATTCTGTCGAGGGCTATGTGTATTGGGCATGGGAAGGGTTTCATAAAGCAAGACTTGACGGAAAAG AATACAAACACTTTATGAATGCAAATGAAACGTGTGAGGGCTTGACGATTGATTGGGTGGCGAGAAATTTATACTGGGTtgaatatacaaacaaaataaaagtatCGCGTATGAACGGAAGCTTGCAGAAAACATTGGTCGGTGCGGATGATTTGGATACACCAAG GGGTATAGCCGTTGATCCATTGAGAGGAAAATTGTATTGGGGTGAATGGGGTTTCAAACCAAGAATTGCATCTGCATGGATGGATGGGACAAATTCAAAAACATTGGTTGACGAAGACATTATGTGGCCAAATGGGAAGACATAA